CCGGCGCGGTAACAACCCAGAGGGGAAATAGCTCAGGGGGCGAAGCAACCCAGCGCGCCAACCCCTAGCCACTTCGCAAAAGCGGCAAACCAAGTGGTACACTTTCGtatgaattaaattttaacacAGTGGAAGCGCATGCCCTGAGGGAGCGCATACCTGGGGGGGTAAAAGTTCGCGGGACCACACAAACGGCCTAGACGCACAAGTGCTTGCCTGCTGCGTGGCTACGTAGACGACGCCTACTAGCTGCACAGTTACACGTGCACGCAAGGGGGCCTTCTCGCGTAGCCCTTTTACACATACATTacgttacaaaaaaaaaaaaaaaagaaaaaaaaaaaaaagaaaaaaaagtggaaacacaatattttttttcacataacGTTAattcgcgttttttttattttttaattctaaaATGGAAGCTTTGAACACAGCAAGGGATTATTTCACGTTTTACTCACATAAAGTGACATTTCCTgaggcagttttttttcttctttttcttcttgtacGCCTTCAGAAACTGAAGTTGCCTCTTGTTAATGGCGCCCTTTCTTCTGTCCCGTATGAAAACAATTGCGTCAATCGGATCCATGCCGAATTCGATGAGCACAATGGAAGCCAACACGGGGGCTCTACCCAATCCTGCAACACAGTGAACTGCTACTGCTCGGTTGTTctttattacattatttacAATGGTCAACCAGTTACTTACGATGTCAACCGTGGGGGCATCACCATCCGGGAATATTAGCTCGTGCACGTTTATGCCCGCACTGGTTATTTCCCCATCATTATAAGTCCGTTCGCATGTCCGCACTAGATCCGTcacattataatttttcatttctttgaTGTACAATGGGAGTAGGTCATTTGTCGGGGCATCCAAAATGAGGATCTTTATCTTCCCATGTTCAATTTTCGTCGGGTGGTTTAAAACGGGGTTGAAGTAATCCATATTGTAATTTATGTTGCCTAGGTACCTCTCCATTTCGAAGTACTTTACGTATACTGTATGAATCACTTGGTCGCAGTTGCGCGCGCCTCGGTTCCTCGCGCCGATGTTGCTGATGCTACCGATGTTGCGAATGCTCGCCCCGTCACGGCTGCGGCTGCTGGCGCTGATACGATTATTACACGGGGGGTGGGCAGGTGCGTTTAAAAAATCGCAGTCAACACTGTTTGGCATTTTCCAAAGGgctctgaaaaaaaatgcgggTTGGTTCTCCTTTCCGGTTTGGGTCTTCGCTTGGGAGGGGTGGGTGCTGGAACTTTAATTGGTGACTTCCCTCGTGCGTATATGTACCTTGCTAGCTCTTTCTCTTTGTGTAAATGCGCCTGcctatatgtacatacgaaTACGTGTGCTTACGCTTGTGCTTACGCATAACGCAGGTACCCGCGACGCTCGGCACAGAAACTGTTAATTAAAAGTGTACTCACTGTTTTCCGTGCAGCACAGATGTGTTATAAACAAATGAGAGGGAGGTAAAGCCGTTTCTTCCGCTTTTGCTGCTCCTCTCTCGAATATGCACGATGCAATGAATAAACAAATGGGCCCCCACGCAGGAATGCCTACAGCAGAAGaggtggggggaggggcgaagGTGCTGGCACTATCACACGCGTACGTGCATATATTGCATATACAAATGGACGCACAAAAATAGGTGCTACTATTTTGGTAAAACTACCAAATACGTGTGagtaaatatgtacatgtagATACAAACGCGTAACACACATGGGTTGAGTTCACTCCCAGGCACAA
The DNA window shown above is from Plasmodium vivax chromosome 9, whole genome shotgun sequence and carries:
- a CDS encoding protein tyrosine phosphatase, putative (encoded by transcript PVX_091305A), with translation MPNSVDCDFLNAPAHPPCNNRISASSRSRDGASIRNIGSISNIGARNRGARNCDQVIHTVYVKYFEMERYLGNINYNMDYFNPVLNHPTKIEHGKIKILILDAPTNDLLPLYIKEMKNYNVTDLVRTCERTYNDGEITSAGINVHELIFPDGDAPTVDIVSNWLTIVNNVIKNNRAVAVHCVAGLGRAPVLASIVLIEFGMDPIDAIVFIRDRRKGAINKRQLQFLKAYKKKKKKKNCLRKCHFM